Proteins encoded by one window of Geobacter sp. DSM 9736:
- a CDS encoding substrate-binding domain-containing protein yields the protein MKVGVLIALLISISAAGNAGAETIRIGGSGGMIPLVTDLAKAYMKKNPGDSVEVNQKSLGQPGGIIALMNGGVDIAMSATDLTPEQKALPVLPLEIARTAAIIAVNSSVPVRQLSSRQLCDIYTGKITNWKQLSGPDARILPLTRPESDSTKAALRRGIECFSDLKESGEVVSLPKTADMLAALLTKPNAIGFIEADAIVHSGGKVKALILDGKNAEASIRNWPLIQHLNLVLGKNRGEGVKRFLSFIKSPQGQAIIRKSKAVPADFNF from the coding sequence GTGAAAGTTGGCGTTCTGATTGCTTTATTGATTTCAATTTCCGCTGCCGGCAACGCAGGGGCGGAAACGATCCGGATAGGCGGTTCAGGCGGAATGATTCCACTGGTCACCGACCTCGCGAAAGCCTACATGAAGAAAAATCCAGGCGATAGTGTCGAGGTTAACCAGAAGTCGCTGGGGCAACCGGGGGGGATCATCGCCCTGATGAACGGGGGAGTCGACATAGCCATGTCCGCCACCGATCTGACGCCGGAGCAGAAGGCGCTTCCCGTGCTGCCGCTGGAAATCGCTAGGACCGCCGCCATCATAGCGGTGAACTCTTCCGTGCCGGTCAGGCAGCTGTCGAGCCGGCAGCTGTGCGACATCTACACGGGAAAGATCACAAACTGGAAGCAGCTTTCGGGGCCGGATGCCCGGATTCTTCCCCTGACCCGCCCCGAAAGCGATTCGACAAAGGCCGCGCTGCGAAGGGGGATAGAGTGTTTCAGCGACCTGAAAGAGTCGGGGGAGGTGGTGTCGCTGCCCAAGACGGCCGACATGCTCGCTGCGCTCTTGACGAAGCCGAATGCCATCGGGTTCATTGAAGCCGATGCCATAGTCCACAGCGGAGGCAAGGTGAAGGCGTTAATCCTTGACGGCAAGAATGCGGAAGCGTCCATCAGGAACTGGCCCCTCATCCAGCATCTCAACCTGGTGCTGGGGAAGAACCGTGGCGAGGGGGTGAAAAGATTCCTTTCTTTCATCAAATCCCCCCAGGGGCAGGCCATTATACGAAAATCCAAGGCGGTACCCGCCGATTTCAACTTTTGA